DNA from Salvelinus namaycush isolate Seneca chromosome 6, SaNama_1.0, whole genome shotgun sequence:
AGACCTAACAGAACTCAACACTTTACATCAAAGTCTCTCTCACTAAGCTGTGAGGAGAAGAGGAACTCTACTGGATGGAGActgaagagatacagagagaaagcagTGGAGTCAGGGTGTGTCTCTAACTGGGGATCAAGAGCAGGGTCCACATGTACCATCAGTTCCACATACACAGGGGACAGTGGAGTGTACTGGTGTGAGTCTGGATCAGGAGAGTACAGTAATGCTGTCAACATTACAGTGGACGGTAAGTCTATTCTAACCTTTTTTACATTACAATGTATGATAATGATGTTCAATTCTGTAACTGAATGGTTGCATCTCATAAAATACAAGCTCATGTTGGTGATTACTCCAGATTTAcagtattatttatatattttgttacACAGTTGGCATTCTGATCCTGGAGAGCCCTCCCTATCCCATAACTGAGGGAGACTCTGTGACTCTCAGCTGTACAAATAGATATCAGGAAACAAACCCGAACCCCAAGGTTGATTTCTACAAAGATGGAGTACTCATCAGGAATGAGACCACAGGAGAGATGACCATCCCTGCAGTTTCCAAGTCAGATGAAGGCTCCTACAAGTGTAAATCTAATGAAGGAGAATCACCAGAGAGCTGGGTGACAGTGAGAGGTGAAAAAAACGATTATAATCACATGACCTTTTCATAATATCTGTGGTCATCAGTCATTTGTTGTGTTTAAAAAGCATCCTGTAGGTTTGGAGTTACAAGCTCAGGCTGGTCATCTGATCTCAAGTCAGTTGTCAAATATATATTCACTTTGTCCActactttatttattttctacAACTACCTCAGAACCTGATAGTGAATTGCTGTTCTCTCTCCAGGTGTAACTCCTGGACCCTCTACATCAGTCCTAGTAGGAGTGGTTGTGGGCCTGGTTGTTGCTGGTGTTCTACTGGCCATTCTCCTGGTACTGCTGTGTCGATATAAAAACGCCAAAGGTGAGACTTTTATAATTTCTCATTTAACTTTTTGGTTCATGTTTAGGAGAAAAATGTCTAATTACAAAAGTTTAAAACAGTATTATAATATGCATTTCTCATTACAGGTTCATGTTGAAACAGAATATTATCACGAGTACACCTGTCTTTCAACTACGTTCCTTTTCATACAGTAAAATATAATCTGTGTGTTTCATGactatctctctccctgtaggCCCCCCCAGCCCCAGAGGACCAACATGGA
Protein-coding regions in this window:
- the LOC120049008 gene encoding low affinity immunoglobulin gamma Fc region receptor II-b-like, yielding MWSSYRPVPEGGDKKPQMFTIVYKLKVKSWLNPGDSVTLSCGVKESSTGWRFFWYRTVPYTAGLLSLSDRSYSVEPLSGSGTSEDSYTLIPADPQPSVSLKIRPNRTQHFTSKSLSLSCEEKRNSTGWRLKRYREKAVESGCVSNWGSRAGSTCTISSTYTGDSGVYWCESGSGEYSNAVNITVDVGILILESPPYPITEGDSVTLSCTNRYQETNPNPKVDFYKDGVLIRNETTGEMTIPAVSKSDEGSYKCKSNEGESPESWVTVRGVTPGPSTSVLVGVVVGLVVAGVLLAILLVLLCRYKNAKGPPSPRGPTWTPNRTKDLPRARLLMLSIHICSMVSLLVQTTLSSL